Proteins found in one Mytilus edulis chromosome 2, xbMytEdul2.2, whole genome shotgun sequence genomic segment:
- the LOC139511745 gene encoding uncharacterized protein: MKQLWFSLFIYFTCIRGGTLTRTWFRAMNKNSKNSNSTTDELSSPFKAFGRQLDEEIAKTKIKMRMCGYLKQLCKTTIDRKPLITTVNPRETTTNAATEPTSSTASNINISLVFSEPSEYSNDTNCMKFKLPEESTPGKSLPGADVFVYITNRRKRPDGKRGRRRRRRKRQRKITIKVSLLNEHTRHKKFISRLRFRPNPDKKWNKLVLPFSVIKKANQLKERVLNLCIDCKRCNRNTQIVLPLKTLKKRHKFMKTKHLDKSRKPLKLRKKRPFLMFHEKESKQRQRRDTKSCSKDNPVNQCCRYQEYIRFSDIGLGDRVAYPDGFYKTECIGSCSYNSTNVETNSTRSRKCYPSKYKPLQTYLVFDSSVTFLDIPKGHIEECTCH; this comes from the exons atgAAACAACTATGGTtcagtttatttatatactttaccTGTATCCGTGGAGGTACTTTAACACGAACATGGTTTAGAGCCATGAACAAAAACTCTAAAAATTCCAATTCAACAACCGATGAACTATCTAGTCCATTTAAAGCATTCGGAAGACAATTAGACGAGGAAATAGCTAAAACAAAGATCAAAATGAGAATGTGTGGTTACTTGAAGCAGTTATGCAAAACAACTATAGACAGAAAACCTCTCATCACAACTGTCAACCCGAGGGAGACAACAACAAATGCTGCAACAGAACCAACATCATCTACTGCATCTAACATTAACATATCATTAGTTTTCTCAGAACCATCAG AATATAGCAATGATACCAACTGTATGAAGTTCAAACTGCCAGAAGAATCTACCCCCGGGAAATCTTTACCGGGTGCAGATGTGTTCGTTTATATAACAAATAGGAGGAAAAGACCAGACGGCAAACGAGGTAGGCGAAGACGTCGACGAAAGCGCCAAAGAAAAATTACCATTAAAGTTTCTTTATTAAACGAACATACCCGCCACAAAAAGTTCATATCTCGTTTACGCTTTCGTCCTAATCCTGATAAAAAATGGAATAAATTAGTTTTACCGTTTTCGGTAATTAAGAAAGCTAATCAATTAAAGGAAAGAGTTTTAAATCTTTGCATTGATTGCAAAAGATGTAACAGAAACACTCAAATAGTTTTACCACTCAAGACATTAAAGAAAAGAcataaatttatgaaaacaaaacactTAGATAAATCAAGAAAACCATTAAAACTTAGAAAGAAAAGGCCATTTCTAATGTTTCATGAAAAAGAATCTAAACAGAGGCAAAGGCGAGATACAAAATCATGTTCTAAAGATAATCCTGTTAATCAATGTTGTCGTTATCAAGAATATATACGTTTCTCCGATATAGGCTTAGGCGACCGGGTTGCATATCCAGATGGTTTTTATAAAACCGAGTGCATTGGATCATGCTCATATAATTCCACTAATGTAGAGACAAACTCAACACGTTCTAGAAAGTGTTACCCAAGTAAATATAAACCGTTACAAACGTATTTAGTCTTCGACAGTAGTGTTACCTTTTTAGACATTCCAAAGGGACATATTGAAGAATGTACCTGCCACTGa